The DNA region TCTCCGTCGGCGATGCAAAATTCCGCAAAAAGAGCGAAGCCAAGATAATGAGTATGTTCAAGTCAAACGTGACGGTGCTGTTCGTATCCCACTCACTCGATCAGGTAAAGAGGATATGCAACAAAGCCATACTCCTTGAACACGGCGAACTCATCGCGGCAGGCGAAATCGATGAAGTCGCAGCCATATATGAAGAAAAGACAAAATGATACGAAAATTTATGCCACAGTATTTCTGATGTTTATTCAGAGGTGCTGTGGGATTTCTTTTTACATAGCTGTTGTTGGGCTGGTCGAATATTTGCTGTGGTGGATAGCTTTGCGAGGTTTCGCCCCTCAGCTGCGACTGTGTCGGCAGCTGAGGGGCGAGAAATCGGATACGCTTCGCTGTCCGATTTCGGGCGCGGCAATAATTTTACGCAAATAGTTTGAGCGTGGACGTTTATATTGTCCACGCTCTGAGTTTCTTTATTGCCGCGCCTTTTTGGGTCGGATGTTTGGTTTGCTATTTATGGCTTTATTACCTCGTCGCTTTTGCGCCTTGACCGAGAGGCTCTGCCCCTCAACAGTCAGCTTTGCTGACTGTGGCTCCCCGCAAGCCTTTCGCGAAAGGCTTGAGCCAAAGCTCTTCTCCTTGGCATTCTTACCCAAGTTTGTGTGTTCTTAATACACTCCGTCACTTCTCAGGCAGCTCCAGATAGTCACGTCTATCAATTCATTTCTGCACCTTTCGTACTGTCGCAAAGTACCCTCGTTGACAAAACCCAGCTTATCCAGAAGCCGCATCGAAGCCACATTCTGAACTTCAACAAAGGCTTCAACACGGTTGATATCCGTTCTTGTGAAGATGAATTTCATTATCGCTCCCAGCGCCTCGGACATTATACCCATGCCCCAGCGGTCTCGCCTGAGTTCATAGCCGATCTCAACCTTTTTGTCATCTTCGGATATACAGAAAAATCCGCAGGTACCTATCAGCTTACCGCCGGCTTTCTCTTCTATCCCCCACCTTATCATAGTCTTGTCCGCTAAGCCGTCCATAAACATCTTCGCCAGATCGTCAGCTTCCTCGCGGCTTTTCAATGGCAGTCTGTCATAGTACTTCATGACCTGTTTGTCCGAGAAAATTTCGTAAAGATCCTCCGCATCATCGGCGGTTATGGGTCTCAGCAATACTTTCTCCAACTCGATCGTCAATTGTTCCTCAAAAATAGATGATATCATATTGTCTCCTTTTCTGTCTTCTGAAACATCTCTCATGGTTCTATTTTTACACTTGTACCGAAAATTGCGGAATACAGGCACTTTGCCTGCACTCTTCTTTTATATTCCCGTTCATATTTTTTTATCGGGAATATCATTTATCCGATACCCGATAATATTATAAATCATAAAACACAGGCTGTCAATGATTTCGATTTATTATGAACAAAAGATGTGCAAATCATACAATTCACAAGACACGTTAATGTCACATCGATAGAATATATTCCGAAATATCAAGATATTTATACAAGCCAAAAGCGCCTTACATAATGTAAGACGCCAAAAGTATATATTTCAATAATAGCTGTTTTTTCTGATGATAGTCCATGCCGTAAAATATACCGCAATACAGCAGGCGACGACAGCACCGAACAAAGCACCTGTTGAGTCTATGATGACATCACGCATCATTCCCGAACGCCCGGGGACAAATGTCTGATGGAACTCATCAGTACAAGCATACAAAGCCGCCGCGGCAACAGAGCACAGCAATCTCAGTATACGGTTGCGTATGCCGTAAAAAGCCGAAAATGCAAGTCCCGCAAGTAAAGCATATTCCGAAAAATGCGCGCATTTCCTGACAAAAGTCGTGACCAAAGAATATACAGCTGCCTTCTCGGAAATTGGTTTATTATCAAAATCTTTAAAGAAAAAATAGATGACCTTCATAACTATAGTTCTGCTTTGATTGCTCGAATCAGTTGCAGGTGATGAAGAAAAAACAAATATAACTACGCACATCGCTATCAGGATCACCCATCTAAAGAAGTTAAATAATTTACTGTCCATAAAACTTCCCCCTTATGAATGTAAGAAGTGTCTCGCGCTCGTTCTCGATCTCCTCATCTATAACAGCTTCAAGTGCCGTATTCAGGGCGTTCTTTATATCAGCACCGCTGAATCCCATTGCGATCATATCATGACCGTTAATTGCGAGATCAGCGGTCTTTAAACAGCACATCTCCTCTTTTATCTCATCGCCAAGCTTTGCAAGAAGTTCCAGTTCTGCCAGCTTTTCCTCACGCATATAGTCCGACTGCGCCAGAGTATCAGCTCTGCGGACTTTCAGCCAGTCCACATAAAAATCATAGTCATATTTTGCTAAAAATCTCTTGACAGTACGCCGTTTTGGAAAAATACGGTTATCATGTTCAAGTACCAGCGAGGTCACTCTTTTGAGGGTCTTGTTGGAACATTTCAGCCGCGTAAGCACTGTCTCAGCGATATCTCTGCTGCTTAGCTGATGCAGTTTGAAATGATCGACACCATTCTCGTCAGTGACCTTTTTCTGAGGCTTGCCGATATCATGAAACAGCATAATAAGGCGCAGATCTTCGTCATTTTCGATTTTATCAATACTTCGGCATATGTGCTCATACACCGTATAACAATGGTGGATATTGTGCTGTTCACAGCCGATACATGGTATGATCTCAGGAAGTATCACACCGATTATATCCGAATATTCCAGCATTATCCTGCATACAGCCTTACCGCAGAGAAGCTTTTTCAATTCGGAAAATATACGTTCAGCAGAAATTGCGTTGAGCAAATAAGATTTTTTGCGCATAGCAGCAGCTGTATTTTCTTCTATATCAAAGTCCAGAACAGACGCAAATCTTAATGCGCGCATGATACGGAGGGCATCTTCATCAAATCTGTCTTCTGCGACTCCTACACATCTGATAATGCGGTCTTCCAAGTCATTTTTACCATCGAAGAGATCAACTGTCCCTTCATTCGGATTGAAGCACATAGCATTTACAGTAAAATCACGGCGTTTCAGATCTTCACATAGTTCTGTTTCAAATTTTACCGAATCAGGTCTTCTGTGATCAGTATACTCACCATCACTGCGATAGGTAGTCACCTCAACAGGCATATGCTCCGACATCACAGTAAGAGTTCCGTGTTTCAGACCCGTTTTTATGGTGTGAAAGCCGCTGAATATCTCGACCATCCTATCAGGGGTACAATTGGTGCAAACGTCGTAATCATGGGGCTCCTTGCCCATCATAGCATCTCTTACACAGCCCCCGACGATGTAGGCTTCATATCCGTTTTTTTCTAGAATATCTATCACCGCAGCAACATATCGCGGTATTTTAATGTCCATAAATCCTCCCTGTTAAATCAACTATCCTGTTCTCCACATAAGCAATTTTTGGCAATTATCTAATCACAATTTCTGGTTATTTATGATTTCGCAATTTATGACCGTTCCTCCATCATAAACAGCCGCGCAATATTCGGTCTTCCAAATCTAACAGTAAGTGTCCTGTTATTTGGATCATAAGCATATTTTTCCTCATTGTAAGAGGGATAAATACATCTGACTTTAACATCATTTAAACCATTGTTTATCGGAATACTGCAGTTTTCGGAGCCATCTCTATGCCATACTGCAAGGTATATCCGTCCATCGCACCTAAGCCCCAAGGCAGACCAACTATCCAAAAATTCAGACACACCCAGTGGATAGAAAGGAAGAGCCTTGGCGATATCCCTGCGTATAGATCTGTATACCTCTATACCCTCTTTGACAATAGCCTGTATTTCTGAATCCAAACGGTCCAAGTGTCCACTCAGATGTACTCGTGATAGCATTGCATTCACCATATTGAATACAGCTTCTTCCCTGTCATCTGTTTCCGACAGGAATGACCGTACAGCAGCTTGTTCGGGGCACACAGCAGACGGCGCATTAGCAGCGATAGCGGCGTATTTTCGGTAATCTTCCTGACTTGGGATAGATTGTATCGAACATCTCGAAAGCAGTGCATAGTCCATTCTCCGACCTCCGTCAGAGCAATTTTCGACTATAACCTTGGGATGACGTTCAAAAACGCCGTCTAGCCACGCTAAATAGGCTCTTTCGTGTTCCAGCAGACCATCACCGAAGCTGTCAGCATTATTTTCTGTACCAATGCCGGGCTCGATGTTGCAGTCCATTTTTATGTACCCGAATCCATACTCGTTTATCAGTCTGTCCACTGCCGCATCACAATACTCACGCACCGCAGGTACGCGGAAATCCAGCTGATATCTGCTTTTGTCGATCACTCTTTTGCCGTTTCTGACGAAAAACCATTCATCTGGAAGATCATCCGCCATGGGACATTTTATACCCATTGCTTCGATCTCCACCCTTACGCCGGGGATCATTCTTTTTTTGCGAATGTGATCAGTTACTTCACGCAGTTTATCTGGAAGTATTTTCCCATCCTCGTGCCATCCACCTATCCTGTCACACCGAATATCATCAGCGTACAAACCTGCATCAATGCAAAAATATTCGCATCCAACTTCTGCCGCAGCATCGATAAGCGAAAGCTCTTTTTCATTTGTAGGGTCAGTCCAAAGGCAGTTCAAACAGCCGTTGAATATCACCGGAAGATTTGTGTTATCGCGGCTTTTGCGTCTTATAAGACGCCTGTACTTCGTCATTTCAGCAATGGCTTCATTGAATCCGCCGTTCACAGCACACACTCCGCAATATACAGATCTGAAACTATCGCCCGGTCTCAATATTTTCGACCAATGCGAACCTATCTCCGACGGTCCCGAAAGCTGTAAGTACATATGCCCCTCACGGTCGGAGATCTCCCAGTGCCACGAACCGTTATGCTCGATCTGCCACATCAGCGCCCCGCCAACTTCGGTATTCTCGGCATATCCCATCGGTATATACTCCTTTGAAGACAGGTTTCCGACGTTCGTTACGCCCAAGACCTTCGATGAATTCTGCTGTTCAGGGCTGTAAAACCGCCATTGCAGCTCTCTCTTCCGCGAGTTGTGACATATCCCGACGCGCAATTTTTCGTCCTGCGGCTGAAGACCCTCTTTTTCTATACCAGCCAACGAAAATGATGATACATACTCTAAAGTCCGATTTTCAGTACTGCAATTATTGACATCAGTCCACACTCTCACAGCACGCGTGCCTGTGTAGAACTGCATATGTGAAACTGTTTCAAGCCCCGTTTCTTCATCAAAGCAGACTATCTCAAGCTTGCGTCCGATAGAGTTGTTAATATCTTTAAAATTCTTATATTTCAACCGATTTCCCAATGCGTTTATTCTGCACTTATTGCCGTGCCATTCTCCCGCACTGTCTATTCCGCTGATCTTCATTTCCACCAAATTGAACCCTGTATTGCCTGCTTTTGACGCCATTGTGCTTTCATCAAAAGGCAGTGCAGAGAAATGCAGAAGCTTTATCAGCTTTTCATCGGTTATCTCAAAAACGACGTTTATGCCATTTTCAAATATTTGTATTCTTTTCATGATCCAGCCTTTAAAGGTCACGAAGCTTGTCAAGTATCCTGTGGGCAGCTTCTTCCTTTGACATCAGCGGCAGTTCATCAGCGCCGTCCTTTGTTATCATTGTGATGACATTCGTATCAACGCCGAATCCCGCCCCCGCAGTCCTGAGAGAATTTGCACATATCATATCGCAATTTTTGCTGTGAAGTTTTTTGGACGAATTCTCAATAACATTCTCAGTCTCCATTGAAAATCCGCAGATCTTCTGACCCTCACGCTTGTGCTCACCAAGATATTTGAGGATATCCTTAGTGCGCTTCAGCTCGATGCTCATATCATTATCGGACTTTTTGAGCTTATTATCCGCAGTTGTCTTTGGAGTATAATCCGCCACAGCCGCCGCCTTTATAATAAAGTCCTGTTTATCGGACAGTTGAGTGACCGCATTGAACATATCCTCCGCGCTCTCAACAGGCACATAATTCACAAAAGGCGGTAACTGCGCCTCCGTATGACCCGCAACGAGAGTTACCTCAGCACCGCGAAGCATCGCCGCTTTCGCCACTGCGATGCCCATTTTTCCGCTTGAATGGTTCGTGATAAAGCGCACAGGGTCGATGGATTCACGGGTCGCACCCGCCGTCACAAGCACCCGCTTGCCCGCAAGGTCTTTCTCGCAGGCTATCTCACGCAGGATATACTCGTAAAGCACCTCGGGCTCGGGCATTCTGCCGTCACCACTGTCACCGTTTGCCAGCATACCTCTGTCGGGCTCGACTATCTTATACCCGAATTTCCGCAGTTTTTCGATATTATCCTGAACTATCGGGTTGTGGAACATATTGTGGTTCATAGCAGGTGAGACAATTTTTGTACAGGTGCAGGCCATCACCGTTGTTGTCAGCATATCGTCCGCAATGCCCGAAGCCACCTTGCCTATGACATTAGCCGAAGCAGGGGCTATCAGCACAACATCAGCCTTTTTCGCCAGCGCAACGTGCTCTACCGAATACTGGAAGTTCCTGTCAAAAGTTTCCACCAGACACTTGTGCCCCAGCAGACTTTCAAAAGTTATGGGATTTATAAAATTGCACGCATTCGGGGTCATGAGTATCTCCACATCAGCCCCCTGTTTTTTCAGCATACGCGCAAGGTTTGGTATTTTGTAGGCGGCAATCGAGCCTGTAACGCCGATGACCACGCATTTTCCGTCAAGTAACATGAAAAATCTCCTTTCACTCCGCTTCACGCCATATATTGTTTATTATTATAACACATTTTTATTTTTTTAGCAATAGAGAACAAACAGACATTTTGTCAGTCGGTCAATATCTCGTCTTCATCTATCTCTTTCAGCTTTTGAGTATAATAGTTTGATACCCCTGTTCTTATATTTAGCTTAACATATAATGGCAGCAGATCTCCGGAATACATATATTTTTACGTCCATATTCAAGAAAAGAATTAAGATCAACTATCTCATCAAAAACAGGTATCACATATTTCAGTATGTAATCTACCGACTGTTTAACGGCAGTTTTCATGGTTTCGGGATCTTCTTTATCATATACAAATTCAAATGATCCTTCGATGCATTTTTCTTTTCGGCTTCTTCGCTTCATAACAGATTAGTTAAAAGGTAATACTCCTAAACGCTTCTGAAACTCATTTTTCATTCCTTTACCGCAGTAATAATCAAATGAATCATCCAACGTAATGCTTCCGTTTCGCTTAATTATTACTGCCTTTTCGAAACCTGACATATAGACCAGGTCGGATTCAAAGTCATTTATTATTCTTTCAATAAAGTAAAGGATACTTTCGTTTGAATTAATACCTTCGCAACTTTCGAATGAAATAAAGTAGTTTACATCAACATCATAATCGTTTTTCAATAGCTCAATATCAATCTTTTCCATAAAATACATAGTAGCAATTATCTTATCGTTGATGAATGTGTAAATATCACCTATTCTTTTATCAACTATGTGATTTACAGAATTGTTCGATGAGCAATACAGATCGTTAGTCAAATAATCTATTAGATTATCCACACTATCAATTCTTATTTCAACATTTTTTTCTAAAGACATAGTATATCACCTTATAATTCTCATTAATTTTCCATTTTTGATAATCAGCAGTTCGTCTTTTGTCAGCTTATCAGTATTAAATATATGGTTAACATTAAGTAATATACCCATCATAATTACCCCTGTATGAAGTGACATTCCTAATTTATATAAACTTTTATTTAAGTATAACATCTAACGCATTATATGTCAATGATCTTTGCATAAAAAAGCCGCACCCGTAAGTGCGGCAAAAGCTTATTTCCTGTTGTATCTATTGCATTTTCAGGTTCGTCAGAATGTGTTTATTATTCCCGAAAACTGCATCGTTCACCGTCATTGGATCTGTGTTACATCATATCATCGTACAAATGTTCCACATGGAACATTTGTGCTAATCCGAATATCACTTTGCAACAGAAGATCGTTTCTTTTCGGGGTGCATCTCGTAATAGTGCTTTTTGTCGAGATACATATTTTCGTCAGCCACGCGTAATGCCGTTCTTACTTCAGCCAGAGCAGGCTCATAAGCGTAGCCTACCGCAAAGACCAGATCGCTGTATTTTTTCGCCGTTTCCCTGAGTTCCTCCGTTTTCCGGTATAGCTCTTCTTCCGTAACGTCTGTCAGCACAACAACGAATTCATCGCCGCCCGCCCTGAAAATATCATGGGGACTGAATACCTCCTGCAAAGCCGCCGACGCTTTTTTCAGCAGTTCATCGCCTGCCGTGTGACCCTTGGTGTCATTTATAACTTTCAGACCGTTCAGGTCAGCAAATACAACGCCCACCGATTCACCTTTCTTGCCCTTGATAAGCGCATCCACATAGTTGTTCATCTCGTTGCGGTTCATCACGCCTGTCAGCATATCCTTTGAACTGAGAACATGAAGCTTATCCATCATCTTATAGCTGTATATTTCTGAAGCCAGTATGAATGTAGTAAGTTCCAGCGTCTCCTTGATGGTGTCAGCAGCTTCAGCACTGAAATTCAACGCCCAGATATAGCCCAGAAGCTCATTCTTGAATTCAAGCGGGAAGAGCACAATGGTCTTGCCGCCCGCCTTGGTTATAGAATCATGCCATACGGGGTTTCTTTCTCTCACGACCTCCATATCGCTTTCTCTCTTGACGATAAGGCAGTTGCTTCCCGCAATGGTATCCTTCCAGGATTCAGCAATACTGTAAAAGTTTTCATCGAGATATTTTTCCATGGGCAGCAGCTTGCTGTCCTTTGAAAAAGCCTCGCAAAGCACCGAGCAGGAACGCTTTGCTTTATCCATAAGAAGCAAACAGCAGTGTTCCGAATCGCAAAGTTCGCGGATATCCTCGCATATATCATTCATTATCGTACTGAAATCATCGTCGCTTCTCAGCCTGATACAGGTCTCCAGTACCGCAGATGCGATATCCGCCGATATGGCAGAAAGCCTCTTTGCATCGGGCTTGAAGTTTATTTCCATTATATACATACAGTAATGCAGGTTTCCCTCATCGCCTGCCAATGGCAGGAATGACATATTGAACCATACATCAAATCTTGCAGGGTGAGCGTAAGAATGAAGCAGCTTTTTTTCCACCGCCGCGCGATAGCATGAATCCTCAAAGTTCAGGTCGCGGTTAAGATATTCCGTATACTCACTGTTGGGTACAAATTTTTTTGTCAGCATCACAACGTTTTCCATCGGACGTTCGATAGTATCAAGATAAGCCCGATTACCTGTAACTATCCTGAACTTTCCGCAGCTGCCGTCCTCAAAAGTTTCAACCGATACTACACAGGCAGCTGTGGATATACTGTCAACAACATTCTGGAAATCCATATGCCCCTCCATTTCCATCGGACATTACTATCATGTCCGACAAATAATTTACGGCAGATCAGCGATCCTACCGTCGAGTGTTACATATATTATATCACGATGTCACAAAAATTTCAAGTATTATCCGATAATTTAGCTATAATTTTTTCACACTTTGTCTTTAGTATTCGACACATCGTCCATTTTGTGAGGCTTTTTTATGTTCACAGTTGCTATACCCGCACCTATCAGAAGAAGTGCCGCCGCATATCTTATCCCAAGCTTATCACCAAGCAGAACCGCCGAAAGCATAACTCCCATGACAGGGTTCATAAATCCGTAAACTGATATCTTTGAAACATCGTTGTTTTTGAGAAGTATCCCCCAGAGAGTGTACGCCACACTTGATACCAGCGCCAGATAGACAAGGAGTGCCACAGCCTTGAAAGAAACAGGCGAAGACCCGTCACTGCCGCCCGATACCATCATTCCGCACTGACCGACTGCCGTCATCACCGCACCGCCGAATATGAACTGCCAGCCGCTGAAAAGGACAGTATCGTGTTCCGAGGAATATTTCTTTATCATCGAAGAAGATACACCATAGCACAGCGCCGAAAGCGCCACAAGCCCGTCCCCGGCCGGGCGGAAAAAAAATCCCGCAGGCAGGATCTCCACAAGTATAACTCCCGCAAGTCCCAGCAGACAGCCTGTCAGTTTTCTGATGGTAAGTTTTTCCATCCGCATTACCACACAAGCGATCATCATGGCAAAAAAGTTTGTCAGGGAATCCACTACCGCCGAATTCACACCTGTCGTATGGGCTACTCCTATATAAAAGAAAACGTACTGTCCTATGGTCTGGAAAAGACTCAGGAACATTACCTTGCCCCATTCATCTCTCCGAGGTATAAGCAGTTTTTTACGTGCAGCACCCGCAAAAGCTATAACAAGTATCCCTGCAAGGAAAAATCTTATACCAGCAAATCGTATTACCTTCCATGTTTCGTCCCCGCCGATATCCCACAGCTTATATCCTATCTTTATCGAAGGAACAGCGCTCGCCCACAAAAAACAGCACAGCAATGCGCCCGCGAATACTGCGAGTTCCTTTTTTAAACCTTTCATCTCATCACCCGAAATGATTATACACCATATTTATGTATAAATCAAGGTCTTCAAAAATGCCTTCTGACGCTTTTTTTCATTATTCTTTCTTTATCCCCTTGCGTTTTGCGGGAAAATAGTGTATAATATAATAGATAATTTGTGTTTGCAGATAAGACTGTGACATAAAGACATTGAAATAAAGGAGAAATTACAATGACTAAGGCACAAAAGTACTTCAATGCAATAAAGGATAAAAGAGTCGCTTTCATCGGCGTGGGAGTGAGCCATACCGACCTTATAAAGGTATTCCTTTCCAAAGGCATAAACTGTGTTATCTGCGACAAGCGTGAAGAAGACGAGTTCGACCCTATGCTGATAGAGGATTTCAGGTCTAAGGGCTGTGAATTCTCACTGGGCGAGAATTATCTCGATGAACTCTTCAACTGTGATATAGTTTTCCGTACCCCGGGTATGTACTACAATGACCCCGTTCTCACAAAGGCAAGAAAGCAGGGTGTTGTCATCACCTCCGAGATGGAGACTTTCTTCGACCTCTGCCCCTGCAAGACCTATGCACTGACAGGTTCTGACGGAAAGACCACCACAACCACTCTCGTAAGCGAGTTTCTCAAATCCGAGGGCAAGAGGGTACATCTGGGCGGAAATATCGGCAAGGCGCTCCTGCCTCTGGTGGAGACTATCTCCGAGACAGATGTGGCTGTCTGCGAGCTTTCAAGCTTCCAGCTGATTTCCATGCGCGAGAGCCCCGATGTTGCGGGCATTACAAATATCCGCCCCAACCATCTGAACGTTCACGGCACTATGGAGGAATATACCCTTGCAAAGTGCAATATTCTCGACCACCAGAACGCATATTCAAGAGCTGTCCTCAGCTTTGACGATGAAGTGACCCATGGTCTTGAAGACCGTGTACGCGGCGACCTTGCTTGGTTCAGCATCAAGGAAAAGCCCGATAACGGCGCATTTCTCCGTGAAGACGGTATGCTGTGCTACAACGAGCGCGGAAAAGTTACCGAATATGTACATATGAAAGATATAAAGATACCCGGTATGCACAACGTTGAGGATTATCTCACTGCCATAGCTATGACATACGGTGAGGTCAAGCCCGAAAATGTTGCTAAGATAGCCAGGGAATTCGGCGGCGTTGAGCATCGTATAGAATTTGTAAGAGAACTGGACGGCGTTAAGTATTACAACAACTCCATAGCTTCCAGCCCCACGAGAGTTCTGGCTTGTCTTGCCGCTTTTGACCAGAAGCAGATAATGATACAGGGCGGTTCCGATAAGGGCGTAAGCTTTGAGCCTATGGCTGCACCTATCTGTGATAAGGTAAAGGTGCTGATACTCATGGGTCAGACCAAGGACAAGATACGCGCCGCTGTGGAAGCTGCACCCAATTTCAAGGGCAGCGGACTGAAGATAATCACCGTCAAGGATATGGCAGAAGCTGTACGCACCGCCCGCGAATATGCAGAGGAGGGCGATATCGTATCGCTGACACCTGCCTGCGCAAGCTTTGATATGTACCGTATGTTCGAGGACAGAGGCAGACATTTCAAACAGCTGGTAAACGAACTCAGCTGAGTATAGTATAGGAAAGTAAAATGATCCTATCCCCCGAACGGAGGACTTATAATGATATATCAGACAAAAGATATCGACCTTGCGCTGATAAACAGGCTCAGGGACAATAATTACAGCAGGCGAATAAAGTCGCATTTTCTCGCATACGGCACGAAATACGATTTTCTTCGGTTCTTCTTCATGGAATACAAAGGCGAAAGACTCGGTATGTTCTCCGAGTTCAACAGTGCGCTTATGATATCCACATTTGATGGAAAAGAACTGCCCGAGGAAATGCTGGAAGAGCTTTCGGGCTTCGTGCGTATGCTGAAACCTTTCTCGGTGGAACTTGAAAGGCAGTACGGCGAAAAACTTGCAGTACTCCTTGATGATGAGTACCGCAGTGAAAAGCGTACCGAATTTACATATTCTCCC from Ruminococcus albus AD2013 includes:
- a CDS encoding GNAT family N-acetyltransferase; its protein translation is MISSIFEEQLTIELEKVLLRPITADDAEDLYEIFSDKQVMKYYDRLPLKSREEADDLAKMFMDGLADKTMIRWGIEEKAGGKLIGTCGFFCISEDDKKVEIGYELRRDRWGMGIMSEALGAIMKFIFTRTDINRVEAFVEVQNVASMRLLDKLGFVNEGTLRQYERCRNELIDVTIWSCLRSDGVY
- a CDS encoding VanZ family protein, with the translated sequence MDSKLFNFFRWVILIAMCVVIFVFSSSPATDSSNQSRTIVMKVIYFFFKDFDNKPISEKAAVYSLVTTFVRKCAHFSEYALLAGLAFSAFYGIRNRILRLLCSVAAAALYACTDEFHQTFVPGRSGMMRDVIIDSTGALFGAVVACCIAVYFTAWTIIRKNSYY
- a CDS encoding CCA tRNA nucleotidyltransferase, which translates into the protein MDIKIPRYVAAVIDILEKNGYEAYIVGGCVRDAMMGKEPHDYDVCTNCTPDRMVEIFSGFHTIKTGLKHGTLTVMSEHMPVEVTTYRSDGEYTDHRRPDSVKFETELCEDLKRRDFTVNAMCFNPNEGTVDLFDGKNDLEDRIIRCVGVAEDRFDEDALRIMRALRFASVLDFDIEENTAAAMRKKSYLLNAISAERIFSELKKLLCGKAVCRIMLEYSDIIGVILPEIIPCIGCEQHNIHHCYTVYEHICRSIDKIENDEDLRLIMLFHDIGKPQKKVTDENGVDHFKLHQLSSRDIAETVLTRLKCSNKTLKRVTSLVLEHDNRIFPKRRTVKRFLAKYDYDFYVDWLKVRRADTLAQSDYMREEKLAELELLAKLGDEIKEEMCCLKTADLAINGHDMIAMGFSGADIKNALNTALEAVIDEEIENERETLLTFIRGKFYGQ
- a CDS encoding glycoside hydrolase family 36 protein → MKRIQIFENGINVVFEITDEKLIKLLHFSALPFDESTMASKAGNTGFNLVEMKISGIDSAGEWHGNKCRINALGNRLKYKNFKDINNSIGRKLEIVCFDEETGLETVSHMQFYTGTRAVRVWTDVNNCSTENRTLEYVSSFSLAGIEKEGLQPQDEKLRVGICHNSRKRELQWRFYSPEQQNSSKVLGVTNVGNLSSKEYIPMGYAENTEVGGALMWQIEHNGSWHWEISDREGHMYLQLSGPSEIGSHWSKILRPGDSFRSVYCGVCAVNGGFNEAIAEMTKYRRLIRRKSRDNTNLPVIFNGCLNCLWTDPTNEKELSLIDAAAEVGCEYFCIDAGLYADDIRCDRIGGWHEDGKILPDKLREVTDHIRKKRMIPGVRVEIEAMGIKCPMADDLPDEWFFVRNGKRVIDKSRYQLDFRVPAVREYCDAAVDRLINEYGFGYIKMDCNIEPGIGTENNADSFGDGLLEHERAYLAWLDGVFERHPKVIVENCSDGGRRMDYALLSRCSIQSIPSQEDYRKYAAIAANAPSAVCPEQAAVRSFLSETDDREEAVFNMVNAMLSRVHLSGHLDRLDSEIQAIVKEGIEVYRSIRRDIAKALPFYPLGVSEFLDSWSALGLRCDGRIYLAVWHRDGSENCSIPINNGLNDVKVRCIYPSYNEEKYAYDPNNRTLTVRFGRPNIARLFMMEERS
- the coaBC gene encoding bifunctional phosphopantothenoylcysteine decarboxylase/phosphopantothenate--cysteine ligase CoaBC; its protein translation is MLLDGKCVVIGVTGSIAAYKIPNLARMLKKQGADVEILMTPNACNFINPITFESLLGHKCLVETFDRNFQYSVEHVALAKKADVVLIAPASANVIGKVASGIADDMLTTTVMACTCTKIVSPAMNHNMFHNPIVQDNIEKLRKFGYKIVEPDRGMLANGDSGDGRMPEPEVLYEYILREIACEKDLAGKRVLVTAGATRESIDPVRFITNHSSGKMGIAVAKAAMLRGAEVTLVAGHTEAQLPPFVNYVPVESAEDMFNAVTQLSDKQDFIIKAAAVADYTPKTTADNKLKKSDNDMSIELKRTKDILKYLGEHKREGQKICGFSMETENVIENSSKKLHSKNCDMICANSLRTAGAGFGVDTNVITMITKDGADELPLMSKEEAAHRILDKLRDL
- a CDS encoding sensor domain-containing diguanylate cyclase, with protein sequence MDFQNVVDSISTAACVVSVETFEDGSCGKFRIVTGNRAYLDTIERPMENVVMLTKKFVPNSEYTEYLNRDLNFEDSCYRAAVEKKLLHSYAHPARFDVWFNMSFLPLAGDEGNLHYCMYIMEINFKPDAKRLSAISADIASAVLETCIRLRSDDDFSTIMNDICEDIRELCDSEHCCLLLMDKAKRSCSVLCEAFSKDSKLLPMEKYLDENFYSIAESWKDTIAGSNCLIVKRESDMEVVRERNPVWHDSITKAGGKTIVLFPLEFKNELLGYIWALNFSAEAADTIKETLELTTFILASEIYSYKMMDKLHVLSSKDMLTGVMNRNEMNNYVDALIKGKKGESVGVVFADLNGLKVINDTKGHTAGDELLKKASAALQEVFSPHDIFRAGGDEFVVVLTDVTEEELYRKTEELRETAKKYSDLVFAVGYAYEPALAEVRTALRVADENMYLDKKHYYEMHPEKKRSSVAK
- a CDS encoding DMT family transporter — translated: MKGLKKELAVFAGALLCCFLWASAVPSIKIGYKLWDIGGDETWKVIRFAGIRFFLAGILVIAFAGAARKKLLIPRRDEWGKVMFLSLFQTIGQYVFFYIGVAHTTGVNSAVVDSLTNFFAMMIACVVMRMEKLTIRKLTGCLLGLAGVILVEILPAGFFFRPAGDGLVALSALCYGVSSSMIKKYSSEHDTVLFSGWQFIFGGAVMTAVGQCGMMVSGGSDGSSPVSFKAVALLVYLALVSSVAYTLWGILLKNNDVSKISVYGFMNPVMGVMLSAVLLGDKLGIRYAAALLLIGAGIATVNIKKPHKMDDVSNTKDKV